Proteins found in one Haloferax litoreum genomic segment:
- a CDS encoding TIGR00266 family protein: protein MDHTIDYRPAFALLTVSLDEGESIRSEAGSMVSFADGIDIETNANGGLFGSLKRSVLGGESFFQNTFHARTAGDVSLAPPLPGDIVHQRLEDETMYVQSGSYLASDVALDLDTSFGGAKTFFGSEGLFLLKLEGTGDSFLSSYGAIHEVELSDGEHYTVDTGHIVAFDGTATFSVERVGGLKSTLFSGEGLVCTFTGPGTVWLQSRSMDSFLSWLIPKLPSTNTA, encoded by the coding sequence ATGGACCACACTATCGACTATCGTCCAGCATTCGCCCTCCTGACCGTCTCACTCGACGAGGGCGAGTCGATACGCTCAGAAGCCGGTTCTATGGTGAGTTTCGCTGACGGTATCGACATCGAGACGAACGCCAACGGAGGCCTCTTCGGGTCGCTCAAACGGAGCGTCCTCGGCGGCGAGTCGTTCTTCCAGAACACGTTCCACGCACGGACCGCGGGTGACGTTTCGCTCGCCCCACCGCTTCCCGGTGACATCGTCCACCAGCGTCTCGAAGACGAGACGATGTACGTCCAGTCGGGGTCGTACCTCGCGTCCGACGTCGCACTCGACCTCGACACCTCGTTCGGCGGTGCGAAGACGTTCTTCGGCAGCGAAGGCCTGTTTCTCCTGAAGTTGGAGGGGACTGGCGACAGTTTCCTGTCGAGTTACGGTGCCATCCACGAAGTCGAACTGAGCGACGGCGAACACTACACTGTCGACACCGGCCACATCGTCGCCTTCGACGGCACGGCCACCTTCTCGGTCGAACGTGTCGGCGGCCTCAAATCCACACTGTTCAGCGGCGAAGGACTCGTCTGTACCTTCACGGGACCCGGAACCGTCTGGCTCCAGTCGCGTAGTATGGACTCGTTCCTCTCGTGGCTCATCCCGAAACTCCCGAGCACGAACACGGCGTAG
- a CDS encoding universal stress protein, which translates to MAIETILLAVGAGDADRIDRLAEETIDIAGPTGATVVVGHVFTKEEYNEALDNLDFDITAEEVSGDDVARRHATVRELVSKFEDEDISYEIRGPVGDHGKKLVELAGEVDADRLIVGGRKRSPAGKAVFGSLAQEVMLESPCPVTFVRADTK; encoded by the coding sequence ATGGCCATCGAAACCATCTTGCTCGCCGTCGGCGCGGGCGATGCGGACCGAATCGACCGACTCGCAGAAGAGACGATAGATATTGCCGGGCCGACAGGTGCGACAGTCGTCGTCGGGCACGTCTTCACCAAAGAGGAGTACAACGAGGCACTCGACAACCTCGACTTCGATATCACAGCCGAGGAGGTTTCGGGTGACGACGTCGCGCGCCGACACGCGACGGTCCGCGAACTCGTCTCGAAGTTCGAAGACGAAGACATCTCGTACGAGATTCGTGGGCCAGTCGGCGACCACGGAAAGAAACTCGTCGAACTCGCGGGCGAAGTCGACGCCGACCGCCTCATCGTCGGCGGCCGCAAACGCTCGCCGGCGGGGAAGGCCGTCTTCGGAAGCCTCGCACAAGAGGTCATGCTCGAATCGCCGTGCCCCGTGACGTTCGTCCGTGCAGATACGAAGTAG
- a CDS encoding DUF7093 family protein, with protein MGLTCRLLGHSYGDPETEREREERGDEVVVSIRELQVCSRCGHEQVISENKEVTAIRTPEEVGMTEGEVETAAAGFEPANPKPGTSEASGPDAEAEAPSETDTAPDIETAPDPETEAVADAQSTPDHPAVDETVEADEAPEEAEPPVTDDAIILDDEHDDEAQRDRTQWPDEVSDVDTDESAPAPAPDGDDAEFIDADAEADTAGDAPKPTREHGAWPEAPGEDEGWDAKPDDGEPASVSFGGGLTPEVNGSVNPASNGEYVEADDADEFVRAEETNLEAPDQAIEYYCPNCGHSRAASASSMRAGDICPECKKGYIAEREA; from the coding sequence ATGGGACTTACTTGCCGTCTTCTCGGGCACTCGTACGGTGACCCCGAGACGGAACGGGAGCGCGAGGAACGCGGCGACGAGGTGGTTGTGTCGATTAGAGAACTGCAAGTGTGTAGCCGATGCGGGCACGAACAGGTCATCAGCGAGAACAAAGAGGTCACAGCTATTCGGACGCCCGAGGAAGTCGGGATGACGGAAGGCGAAGTCGAGACGGCGGCGGCGGGGTTCGAACCGGCCAACCCAAAGCCGGGAACTTCCGAGGCCAGCGGTCCGGACGCCGAAGCAGAGGCACCGTCGGAGACCGATACTGCGCCCGACATCGAGACGGCGCCAGACCCGGAGACCGAAGCAGTCGCGGACGCCCAATCGACGCCGGACCATCCGGCGGTCGACGAGACAGTCGAGGCCGACGAGGCACCTGAGGAGGCCGAACCGCCAGTCACCGACGACGCCATCATCCTCGACGACGAGCACGACGACGAGGCCCAGCGTGACCGGACGCAGTGGCCCGACGAGGTTTCGGACGTCGACACCGACGAGTCGGCACCTGCACCGGCCCCAGACGGCGACGACGCCGAGTTCATCGACGCCGACGCGGAAGCGGACACCGCTGGCGACGCACCGAAACCGACGCGCGAGCACGGTGCGTGGCCCGAAGCACCGGGTGAAGACGAGGGATGGGACGCGAAACCCGACGACGGCGAACCGGCCTCTGTCTCGTTCGGCGGCGGTCTCACGCCCGAAGTGAACGGGTCCGTGAATCCGGCGTCCAACGGCGAGTACGTCGAAGCGGACGACGCCGACGAGTTCGTTCGAGCAGAAGAGACCAACCTCGAGGCGCCAGACCAGGCAATCGAGTACTACTGTCCGAACTGCGGACACTCGCGCGCGGCCTCCGCGTCGTCGATGCGGGCAGGCGACATCTGCCCCGAGTGTAAAAAGGGCTACATCGCAGAGCGCGAGGCCTGA
- a CDS encoding DUF6432 family protein — MRARREFRNRRDIEVAVLDALVDRHDEGMTVFELRAAVDADIDTIEDALSALKSENLIVVEEAQQRVLIHPDERVVPDPSEEMKNDATLLDRLRKRLGL; from the coding sequence ATGAGAGCGAGGCGGGAGTTTCGGAACCGCCGCGACATCGAAGTCGCGGTACTCGATGCGCTCGTCGACCGCCACGACGAAGGGATGACGGTATTCGAACTCCGAGCTGCCGTCGACGCCGACATCGACACCATCGAAGACGCGCTGTCGGCGTTGAAGTCGGAAAACCTCATCGTGGTCGAGGAGGCGCAGCAACGCGTCCTCATCCACCCAGACGAGCGAGTCGTTCCAGACCCGAGTGAAGAGATGAAGAACGACGCGACGCTGTTGGACCGCCTGCGCAAACGCCTCGGGTTGTAG
- a CDS encoding DUF5611 family protein yields MKEYKMRRGETLEERIPDMEATVEDYFGPITGTEDFKGSDLYVVGEPKNPVFKRVVVGAVKYSGKKDRLAVNFEEADPTDLSPDDLEAAGEAVNAKNEFLLEATGRDAKSRRDSMKRAVEDDAPDY; encoded by the coding sequence ATGAAGGAGTACAAGATGCGTCGTGGGGAGACGCTCGAAGAGCGAATACCTGACATGGAAGCGACCGTCGAAGACTACTTCGGCCCCATCACGGGGACCGAGGATTTCAAAGGGAGCGACCTGTACGTCGTCGGCGAACCGAAGAACCCCGTGTTCAAGCGTGTCGTCGTCGGTGCCGTCAAGTACAGCGGGAAGAAGGACCGCCTCGCGGTCAACTTCGAAGAGGCGGACCCGACCGACCTCTCTCCCGACGACCTCGAAGCGGCCGGTGAAGCCGTCAACGCGAAAAACGAGTTCCTGCTCGAAGCGACGGGCCGCGACGCGAAGTCGCGCCGTGACTCGATGAAGCGCGCTGTCGAAGACGACGCACCGGACTACTAG
- a CDS encoding ROK family protein, with amino-acid sequence MAYYVGVDLGATNVRSVVADDEGEILGQARDGTPRGPTGIAVTEAVLGVVRRACAEAGIDPSDAVACGIGAIGPLDLAEGAVENPANLPDTIDRIPLTGPLSVLLDTDNVYLHNDTNAGVIGERFHSDRNPDDMVYLTISSGVGAGVCVDGHVLAGWDGNAGEVGHMTLDPNGFMTCGCGHDGHWEGYCSGNNIPKYARELHQEDPVETALPIDDPDFSAVDVFEHAGDDEFADHVVDQVGHWNAMGVANIVHAYAPLIIYVGGAVALNNPELILDPIREQMSDMVMSNIPEIQLTTLGDEVVVEGALASAMTAGTGDRSRL; translated from the coding sequence ATGGCGTACTACGTGGGTGTCGACCTTGGGGCGACGAACGTTCGCTCAGTCGTCGCCGACGACGAGGGAGAAATCCTCGGACAGGCCCGTGATGGAACGCCCCGTGGGCCGACCGGTATCGCGGTCACCGAGGCGGTTCTCGGCGTCGTCAGGCGGGCATGTGCGGAAGCAGGTATCGACCCGAGTGACGCAGTTGCGTGTGGTATCGGTGCGATTGGTCCCCTCGATTTGGCCGAGGGCGCAGTCGAGAACCCGGCAAACCTGCCGGACACCATCGACCGAATTCCGTTGACTGGGCCACTCTCTGTCCTCTTGGACACGGACAACGTGTACCTCCACAACGACACGAACGCCGGCGTCATCGGCGAACGATTCCACTCCGACCGGAACCCCGACGACATGGTCTATCTCACTATCTCCTCGGGTGTCGGCGCGGGCGTCTGTGTGGACGGGCACGTCCTCGCCGGGTGGGACGGTAACGCCGGTGAAGTCGGTCACATGACGCTCGACCCGAACGGGTTCATGACCTGTGGGTGTGGTCACGACGGCCACTGGGAGGGGTACTGCTCGGGGAACAACATCCCGAAATACGCACGCGAACTCCACCAAGAAGACCCAGTCGAGACCGCACTCCCCATCGACGACCCCGACTTTTCTGCGGTCGACGTGTTCGAACACGCCGGCGACGACGAGTTCGCCGACCACGTCGTCGACCAGGTGGGACACTGGAACGCGATGGGTGTCGCCAACATCGTCCACGCGTACGCTCCACTCATCATCTACGTCGGCGGTGCCGTGGCACTCAACAATCCAGAGTTGATTCTCGACCCAATCCGTGAGCAGATGAGCGACATGGTGATGTCGAACATCCCCGAGATTCAACTCACGACACTCGGCGACGAAGTCGTCGTCGAGGGCGCACTCGCGAGTGCGATGACCGCTGGAACCGGTGACCGGTCGCGACTGTAA
- a CDS encoding geranylgeranyl reductase family protein: protein MYDFAVVGVGPAGARFARRAAEAGYDVLALEKGEVGTPLACSGHVSTDIWEYVPDEARDHLFQNRIYGADFHVGGPNSKAYPFYKQTEVSNVIDRVELDRTLADCAREAGADVREGHTVTAIEEFDDKVELTVSVAGEAGTVSFDAKMVAGCDGPTSRVRRSLDLPEPAETLHGVLAFDPEPDDGDFVDVHLTVPRFFAWRIPRGDAGVEYGLAAPPGAEVNEMFEALTDTYDVETEHFCSGAIPIGPPKRTTTRRAFLVGDAAAQTKPFTGGGILYGMTAADVAAETIDPDDPETLADYESAWRDELSTEIRLGHLVRKCYSFPEWLQHVGLWSLSGEIGVHMDKPSSFFSREHLKKLF from the coding sequence ATGTACGATTTCGCCGTCGTCGGCGTTGGTCCTGCCGGCGCGCGGTTCGCCCGTCGTGCGGCCGAGGCCGGATACGACGTCCTCGCACTGGAGAAAGGTGAGGTCGGCACGCCGCTCGCGTGCTCCGGGCACGTAAGCACCGATATCTGGGAGTACGTCCCCGACGAGGCCCGCGACCACCTCTTTCAGAACCGCATCTACGGAGCCGATTTCCACGTCGGCGGCCCGAACTCGAAGGCGTATCCCTTCTACAAACAGACGGAAGTCTCGAACGTCATCGACCGCGTCGAACTCGACCGAACGCTCGCCGACTGTGCCCGCGAGGCCGGTGCCGACGTTCGTGAAGGCCACACCGTCACTGCAATCGAGGAGTTCGACGACAAGGTCGAACTGACTGTCAGCGTCGCCGGCGAGGCTGGAACTGTTTCGTTCGACGCGAAGATGGTCGCCGGGTGCGACGGCCCCACCTCGCGGGTCCGCCGGTCACTGGACCTCCCCGAACCGGCAGAGACGCTCCACGGCGTCCTCGCGTTCGACCCGGAACCGGACGACGGAGACTTCGTCGACGTTCACCTCACGGTTCCGCGGTTCTTCGCGTGGCGCATCCCCCGCGGCGACGCCGGTGTCGAGTACGGACTCGCCGCCCCACCGGGTGCGGAGGTCAACGAGATGTTCGAAGCCCTCACCGACACCTACGACGTGGAGACAGAGCACTTTTGTTCGGGGGCGATTCCAATCGGCCCGCCGAAGCGCACGACGACGCGACGTGCGTTCCTCGTCGGCGACGCCGCCGCGCAGACGAAACCGTTCACCGGTGGCGGGATTCTCTACGGGATGACCGCCGCCGACGTGGCCGCCGAGACTATCGACCCGGATGACCCCGAGACGCTGGCCGACTACGAGTCCGCGTGGCGAGACGAACTCTCGACGGAGATTCGACTCGGTCACCTCGTGCGGAAGTGCTACTCGTTCCCCGAATGGCTCCAACACGTCGGTCTGTGGTCGCTCTCCGGAGAAATCGGTGTTCACATGGACAAGCCGAGTTCGTTCTTCTCGCGCGAACACCTGAAGAAGTTGTTCTGA
- the ygfZ gene encoding CAF17-like 4Fe-4S cluster assembly/insertion protein YgfZ yields MTLVADIHEAHGATFETRGGVEVVSHYGRPDRTHRAVRNGVGVIEHGYGVVAVEGDDRVEYVDNAVTNNVPTEDGEGVYALLLDPDGRIETEMYVYNAGERLLIFTPPDRAEPLVEEWRSKTFLQRVRIRDASEEFAVFGVHGSKSTEKVASILSGAGAPEPELTFVRGSIGGEYGVTVIASDNPTGEEGYDLICRAKDAEDVFDALLFYGNPAVPVGYQTWESLTAEAGTPLFETELRGNIPNVVGVRNALDFDKGCFVGQEVVSKVENRGQPSRRLVGFRAESRPDAGIDAFGGSNVLVDGTSVGSVTRAVESPNLGSPIGFALVNYDIDTDELTISVDDEQVSATVESLPFVEGSARSARIPTYPE; encoded by the coding sequence ATGACACTCGTCGCCGACATCCACGAGGCCCACGGTGCGACGTTCGAGACGCGCGGTGGAGTCGAGGTTGTGAGCCACTACGGCCGACCGGACCGGACACACCGTGCCGTCCGCAACGGTGTCGGAGTCATCGAACACGGATACGGCGTCGTCGCCGTCGAAGGAGACGACCGCGTCGAGTACGTCGACAACGCGGTCACGAACAACGTCCCGACAGAAGACGGCGAAGGCGTCTACGCGCTCCTCCTCGACCCAGACGGCCGTATCGAGACGGAGATGTACGTCTACAACGCCGGCGAGCGACTCCTCATTTTCACCCCGCCGGACCGCGCGGAACCGCTCGTCGAAGAGTGGCGTTCGAAGACGTTCCTCCAACGCGTCCGCATCCGCGACGCCTCCGAGGAGTTCGCCGTCTTCGGCGTCCACGGGTCGAAGTCGACCGAGAAGGTGGCGAGCATCCTCTCGGGCGCCGGCGCACCCGAACCAGAACTGACCTTCGTCCGCGGGTCTATCGGCGGTGAGTACGGTGTGACGGTCATCGCCTCGGACAACCCTACCGGCGAAGAGGGCTACGACCTCATCTGCCGGGCGAAAGACGCCGAAGACGTGTTCGACGCCCTCCTGTTCTACGGCAACCCCGCAGTGCCCGTCGGCTACCAGACGTGGGAGAGCCTCACCGCCGAGGCCGGGACACCGCTGTTCGAGACGGAACTCCGAGGGAACATCCCCAACGTCGTCGGCGTCCGCAACGCCCTCGACTTCGACAAGGGCTGCTTCGTGGGCCAAGAAGTCGTCTCGAAGGTCGAAAACCGCGGTCAGCCGTCGCGTCGACTCGTCGGGTTCCGGGCCGAGTCCCGTCCCGATGCGGGTATCGACGCGTTCGGCGGGTCCAACGTACTCGTCGACGGCACCTCCGTTGGGTCCGTGACCCGCGCCGTCGAGAGTCCGAACCTCGGGTCGCCCATCGGGTTCGCACTCGTGAACTACGACATCGACACCGACGAACTCACCATCAGCGTCGACGACGAACAGGTCTCGGCCACCGTCGAATCGCTCCCGTTCGTCGAGGGGAGCGCTCGCTCGGCACGGATTCCAACGTACCCGGAGTGA